The Streptomyces sp. TG1A-8 nucleotide sequence GGACGGCTCTGGGTGAGCAGCGGCTTGAGAAAGGGGAGCGGTCTTCCATGGCGAAGCGAGGACGTGTTTGCCGGCGGCAGCGCGCTGCGGGTGAGGCGGCCCGGCGGGCCGCGGCGGCTGTTCGTCGCGCGCAGGTCCCAGCGTCGCGGCGCGCGGAGCCGGAGCCTGCCGCGGCCGGGTTTGCGGCGCCTGCGGGGCCGGTGGACTGGGCGCGGCTCGAGGGCCCCGCCCAGGTGTCGGTGTGTGCTCCCGGGTGCCCGGTGTGCGCGGAAGCCAGCGAACGGTTCGCTGCCGTCCGTGCGGAGTCGGTGGAGCAGCGGCGCCGGTTCGACCAGCCCGACCGGTACCCCTATGCCGCGGGCAAGCACACGCTGCACCGGGCCGCATGCCGTGAGATCGCGCAGTCCGTCGGCCACGTCCAGGGGGACGATTCCATCTGGATGCAGGGCGCGCTGACGCGTTTCGCCCACGAAGGCACCCTCAACTCCGGGTGGGCGACGCACAAGCGGATGATGGAGCCCGGCGAGGCGGCGGCCTGGGTGGCCGAGCGCATCGGCCCGCGCGGCGGCATCCGCTACCGCCTGTGCCGGATCTGCACGCCCCAGCTGCCGATGGCCGGCTGAACCAGCGCAGCCCGGCGCGGCGTTCGTCCCGCCACGCCCCGCTGACAATCGCCCGGGCCATGCGCTGATGCACCGGTCCGCGCCCGACCGGCCGCCGTTTTTGTCTCGCCCGTGCCGGCCGAGGCCCTGCGCTGAAGCACGAGGCCGGCATTCGCGGCGATCGCCTTGATGTCTGCGCGCAGGTAGGCGTAGTCGCCGGCGATGCGGTACTCGATCAGGTCCGTACCGGCGCTGGAGAACTTCACGGCCATGCCGGTGAGGTCCTTCTCCCCCGAATCCTTCAGCGGCTTCTTCGACTGCACCGACAGCGAGACGCGGGCGTCGGCGAGCAGCTGGGCGGCATCGGCGGGCATCGGGTTGCCGGGGTCCGTCTTGTTGTCCAGGGCCTTGAGCGTGGCGGCGTCGGTGTCCAGGTCGAGTTCCATGGAGAGCGAGCGCTGCTCGCCGAGCTTGTCGACGGCCTGATCGATCTTCTGTGCCGCGGAGAGCTTCTTGGCGGTCCCGCAGGCTGCGGCACCGGCCAAGACGGCGCCGACCAGGGCTGTGGCGGTGAGGGTCTTGCGTATGGCGGGAATGACGGTCTCCTCCGGGATACTGCCCCGCGCCGATCGCGTGCGGGCGGCCTCGGTCTCCACCGTGCCTACTGCCGTCTGGACGCAGCCAGCCCCCACCGCGGCGTACCCGGCGGCCTCCCGCCGCGCGGGCTGCCGAGTACGCTGCTTCCCGCCGCGCGGGCGCCTTGGGGCCGTCGTCGTCCCGCTGCGGCCGCGCCGACGACGGGCGTGTCACAATCCCAGTCGCTTGGGTCGCTTGATCCTGTCCGGTCGGGGCGGGAGGGGGTCAGGCCGAGCGCAACGGGATGACGGTGCGTTCTCCAGTGGCCTTCTCGCCCAGGCGGAAGATGGGACTGTTGGAGATCCGTTCGACTTCTTCGAGCCAGCCGTCCCTGGCGAGTTCGCCACGCACCCGGCTGAACAGGGTGTGCTTGGAAGTGGGGTGCCACACGCTCTCGGGGTGGTGCCCCGCGGCGGGGGCCTGGCCTGGTGAGTGAGCGAAGTGCGTACGCACCTGTCCCCCGAGGCGACCCCGGACCACAAGCGGGATCCGGGTGCCCTAGGGCGCGTCGATGCCGCGATGGCAGTAGCAGCAGATGAGGGTGGCGTCGCCGTGTGGGTATCCGCGGGCGCGCCAGTACTGCGCCGGCTGCTCTGAGACGTGGACCTCGCGGCCGGTGCGCAGGTCGAAGCCGACCACCAGCAGATCCGTGTCGCCGTCCACCTGCCCCTCCCCCGTCGGTTGCACCTTGCACCTGACATCCGCCGAGCATGAGCGGCGCTGGACAGGGGCACGAGAGGTCCAGGCCCGGTCAGCACGTGACTCGCCAGCGGGCCGGGCGCGGGCCGGCCCTGGTGCGGAGCGTCCGCCGTCCACCGGCCCGGTGAGAGCCGGGGAGAGCCGGTCCGCGCAGTTCGCCGCCGGGTGATCGTTTGAGACCGGTGGTGAGTTCGCCGCCGGGTGGTCGGTTGAGTCCGGTGGTGACTCAGCGGCCGGCGCCGGTGCGGCCCGGTCGGCAAGGACGGGGACGTCCTGGGCGTTGGCAGATGTGGACGATGCGCTGGGTAGCGCGGCGGTCAGGTGGTGGGTGCGGCCCGGCAGGGCAGGTGAGATCCACAGCACCTCGCCGTCGGATCGGTGACGACCTGCGTGTTCACCCTGAAAGGGCTCACTGATTGTGTCGCGGCCGCCGGAGACGGCGCCGGCCGGGCACGTTTGCCGTGCCCGGCCGGAGTGGGGTCATCACTCTGTGGGGTCCACACCTGGGTGGTCAGACACCGGTGCGGGATGTCCGTCGTGCCGGCCAGGCGATCAACGTCGTTGCCAGGGCGCCGACCGCGAGCGCCGAAGCGGCGACCAGGACCGGCACCGGGCCCCAGAGCTTGCCCAGCACCTGCACCAGGACGGGGAAGGCGAATCCGACGTAGGTGAGGCTGTAGAACACGGCGATCACGCTTGAGATGTTCCGCGGGCCCGCCAGGGACTCCGCGAGCTGCAGACCGCTCACCAGCAGCAGACCGTAGGCCGAGCCCAGGACGACGGCCGTCACCAGCAGGAGCAGCAGTGAACCGGTGGCGACGGTGACCGCCGCGGCGAGCAGCCCGCTGACCACCGCCGCCATGCCCACCCGGAACGGCGCCGCCGCCGAGTGCCGGGTCAGCCGACGCGCCCACGGCTGTACCGCGATGCCGCTGCCCAGGGTGACGGCGGCGACCAGGCCGCCGCCGACGGCGCCGTACCCTCCCAGCGGCACCAGGACGGGCAGCGCCGCCAGGGACACGGTCGCGGCCCCAAAGACCCACGGTGCCGTCGGAAGCACCGCGGTCAGGAAGAGGCGGCTGGTCAGTACCTTCATCGGTCCGTCACCGGACTTCGAGGAGTGGCCGCGCCGCCCGGCGGCGGGCAGAGCCGACTCGGAAGCACGCCACACCATGGGCAGCGTCAGTGCCACCAGAGCGATGTGCACCAGGTAGGCCGTGGTCTCCGGCGAGGGCAGCCACTGGACGATGACGCCCGACAGCAGCGGACCGAAAGCGAACCCCGCGGTCAGCGCGACCGCCGAACGCCGCGCCCCCACCCCCGCTCCCCCGCCCGCAGTCTTCGCGGTGTCGGAGAGGTCCTTGATCCATGCCGTGCCCGGCCCGAACGCCGACCCGGCACTTACTCCGACCAGGATCCGCCCGGCCAGGATCGTCCCGAACGCCCCGCCGGAGAAGAGGATCACCGCGGAGCCGAGCGCGGAGAGCAGCAGAGCGGCCAGCAGAACGCGCCGCCGGCCGAGCCGGTCGGAGACCCTCGCCATGACCAGCAGGGCCGGAATGAGCCCGAGCGCGTAGGCGCCGAACAGGGCGTTCACCTGGAAGCCGCTCAGATTCCCGCGGTAGACCTGAAGGACGGAGGCGAACATGTTCGCTCCCCATCCCACCGTGAAGACGGCGGCCGCGGGCCGTGTCCAGGCGGTCCGTGTGATCACCGCCGGGGTGGCTTCCGTGGCGTCCGCCGCGGCCGAGGTGCCGGTGGCGGGAAGCCGCGCGCCGCGGTTCCGCCCGCCACCGGAGCTGAGCGGGTGGAGTGTGACGTGCCCACGACGGGAGGTGGTGATCTCTTGAGTAGCCATGACGATGACGATAGAGCATGAGTAGACCAGTCGTCTATGTGGTTGACCGAGCCTTTGCCGACAACGGCCGCCGCGCCCCGTGGGGTGAGTACTCGTCGCCCACCATCCGCTCCGGTGTTGCTCCGCGATCTCTCTGCGACTCCAGCAGAGCTCGTGACGAGCCCGTCAGGATGCCAGCAGGACTCGTTTCCGCAAGAGGCTGAAGCCGGTCCGGCCGTACATCTGGCGCTTGAGCATTTTGATCCGGTTGACGTGGCCTTCGACGACGCCGGAACTCCACGGCAGTGTTAGGCCCGCGGTGACGGCGGCGAGATCGCGTTCGAGGCCGTTGACGAAGGCGTGGAGGCTGGGCAGGTCGTCAACGCGGACCGCCTTGATCCATTGCGGGAGCTGGTCCCCCTGGAGTTGGGTGAGTATCTTCCCGAACACGCGGACGTGCCCGGTGAGGGCATTCGGTTCGGGGCAGTCGGCCAGGACGGATTTGAGTTTCAGCCGCTCGCCCTCAGGCAGGGTGTCGGGGTGAGTCAGGATCCAGCCGGTGAGCGTGCGCGGGGACGGCGGACGGGCTGCCGGTGCGGTCGGGGATGTGCGGAACGGCTGGAGGTAGGCGCGGACGGCTCCGTAGCCGCCCGTGTAACCGTGGGTCCTGATCTCTTCCCAGAGGGTCCAGGCGTTCGTGCAGCCTTCGGTCCATCGCTCGTGCAGGTAGGGCTTGAAGTCGTCGAGCTTGGTCCTGCGGTTCTGCCACTGTCCCTGGAACAGGTCTTCCGGCCTCGTGGCGTCGGCCAGCCGTTGGACGGTGCGGTAGGTCATGCCGAGCTGTCGCTGGATCGAGCGTCGGCTGTGGCCGGCGGCCAGCAGCGCGTGGACGGTGGCGTGCTTGGCGCGGGTGCGGTCGGCGAACCGGCGCCCGGCGGGCCATGGCGACCCGCTCTCGGCCGGTGCCGGAGCCTCCTCCGGCACCGACTCGGCGAAGGTCGCGCGGAGGCACGAGCGGTGGCGGGAGACGTACCGCTCGGCCGCTTCGCTGAGGTTGCGCCAGAGGTGAAACCGGTCGGCGACCTGGACCGCTGTGGGTGCCCCGATGCTGGCGCCCTCGGCGAAGACCTCGATCCCCGGGTGCTCGGCCAGCCAGGCCGCGACAGTGCCTGCCTCGCGATCCGGCAGCAGGTCCACCGGCCTGCGGGTCTCGACGTCGACCAGCACGGTCCCGTAGCCGCGGCCCTTGCGCATCGCCTACTCGTCGACGCCGACCACACGCGGGACTTGTGACGGGGGTTCCGGGAAGCGTCGACCAGCCGCAGTACCGTATTCCGGCTGACCCTCACCCCGAAGACGTCGGCCAGCCGGGCACCGGCCCGACCGGCCAGGGCGAGGCCGACCTCGGCCATCACCGACCGCATTCGTTCGGTGCGTTGGCTGTGCCGCCGGGTCAGGCCCGCGACCTGCTCTACGAACGTCCGCCGCCCGCAGGATGCGTCTTCGCACGTGAAGCGGCGGACACGAAGCCGCAGCACCACCCGCGCCGTCCCGACACGGGTAGGTCAGCGGGAAACCGCAGGTAAGAGCCGTGCACCCTCCCCGACCAGCTTGCGCAGCCTGGGCACCGAGCCCCGGCCGTCCGGCATCTGACACCGACTCGGATCGCCTCGCCACCGTCCTGCACCGACTCCACCCTGATCCCCGGATCCGCCAGGAAGAGCAGCTCTTCCAGCCGGAGCAGTACATCGTGCACGGCTCAGAACCATCAGCCCGAACGCGGTAGGCGCTGGCAGTTTCCAGACGATCTCGCCAGACCTACCAGCAACCCACGGTCACAATGAGTAGGCACACCACAGAAGTTGGACCAGAACCCGAGTTTTTGACAGCAGTGGAGTACTTGCCAGGGCAGCATCGGGATGCTCCTGGTGAAAGGTCCCGGTTCATGCCGCAGATGTCCAAGGTCGAGCTGTACGCAGCGATCCGGTGCGATCACCGTGCCGGCATGAGGATGCGCGAGCTGGAGCGCAAGTACAACGTGTCGTGGCGGACGGTCACGGGGGCCGTGGACTCGGTCTGGCCGGAGCCCCGGAAGAAGCCGCCGCCGCGCCGCACTGCGCTGGATCCGTACAAGCCGGTGATCGACGAGATGCTGCGGACGGACCCCGACTCGCCGCGCAAGCAGCGCCATACGATCACCCGGATCTTCCACCGGCTCGTCGAGGAGCACGGCGCCGACGTGTCCTGTCCCATGGTCCGGCGCTACTTCTCCGACCGGAAGCCGGAGATCCTCGCTGTCTCGGGCAAAGCCCCGGTGGAAGCGTTCGTGCCGCAGACCCACCTCCCCGGTCACGAGGCGGAGGTCGACTTCGGCGACGTGACAGTGCGCCTGGCCGGCGAACTGGTGACCTGCTATCTGTTCCCGCTCCGCCTGTCCTACTCGGGCACGGCCGTCCACCGACTTTGCCT carries:
- a CDS encoding ISL3 family transposase, which produces MRKGRGYGTVLVDVETRRPVDLLPDREAGTVAAWLAEHPGIEVFAEGASIGAPTAVQVADRFHLWRNLSEAAERYVSRHRSCLRATFAESVPEEAPAPAESGSPWPAGRRFADRTRAKHATVHALLAAGHSRRSIQRQLGMTYRTVQRLADATRPEDLFQGQWQNRRTKLDDFKPYLHERWTEGCTNAWTLWEEIRTHGYTGGYGAVRAYLQPFRTSPTAPAARPPSPRTLTGWILTHPDTLPEGERLKLKSVLADCPEPNALTGHVRVFGKILTQLQGDQLPQWIKAVRVDDLPSLHAFVNGLERDLAAVTAGLTLPWSSGVVEGHVNRIKMLKRQMYGRTGFSLLRKRVLLAS
- a CDS encoding MFS transporter, which gives rise to MATQEITTSRRGHVTLHPLSSGGGRNRGARLPATGTSAAADATEATPAVITRTAWTRPAAAVFTVGWGANMFASVLQVYRGNLSGFQVNALFGAYALGLIPALLVMARVSDRLGRRRVLLAALLLSALGSAVILFSGGAFGTILAGRILVGVSAGSAFGPGTAWIKDLSDTAKTAGGGAGVGARRSAVALTAGFAFGPLLSGVIVQWLPSPETTAYLVHIALVALTLPMVWRASESALPAAGRRGHSSKSGDGPMKVLTSRLFLTAVLPTAPWVFGAATVSLAALPVLVPLGGYGAVGGGLVAAVTLGSGIAVQPWARRLTRHSAAAPFRVGMAAVVSGLLAAAVTVATGSLLLLLVTAVVLGSAYGLLLVSGLQLAESLAGPRNISSVIAVFYSLTYVGFAFPVLVQVLGKLWGPVPVLVAASALAVGALATTLIAWPARRTSRTGV